In Planococcus citri chromosome 4, ihPlaCitr1.1, whole genome shotgun sequence, the genomic window atttttttcattcgtcttgaagaaaaagaaatctTACTCGTATCAATAAGTGTGAATAATTTGCGAATGTGTACCCTTTTTTATTAGTTTCCGACTGACTACACTCACCAGACTCGCAGTTAGCtacaaagtcttgcttttgcaaaaattgtaaaagtctcGCAAActgcaaaaataataaaaaatcccgtcttttgtcaaaattcccaaaaaaatctcacatttcgTGCTAAAAATAGCTGCAAGTAGTCGCTGTTTCGCGAAAATATTCCAAAaggtctcaattttttcaaaaattacccaaaggtgtctgcttttttttttagggatcagcaactttcaaaaaatatcactttttcgCCATTAGTTTCCAAAATATCCtgcttttttactaaaattatcaaagtcttgttttttacaaaatattgtcaaaaattcttgctttctcaaaaattgacaataattctcgctttttagagaaaatattttgaaaaagtttcgcATTTCCCctgaaaattactgaagaacCGTGCCATTTGCTAAATTTACTGTTGACGTGTCAAGGTTTCGTTTTCTGCCAACAATGTCCAAAAACTCTCACTATTATTTGGCATAAATcgctaatttcaaaattatacacaggtattgttttttttcaaaattgttcagaagtaTCGGTTTCTCGCCAGAATTACTGAGGAAgcattttcttcatttaaaattgTCTAAGTCTcgattcttgcaaaaaattacctaagtcTCGCGCTTTTATCAAAACGTTCCAAAAtggtctaggtacctaatttttcgacaaaaatagaaaaaaagtatcaatttttgccaataatttcaatgaattcttgctttttgccaaaattgtccaagttaTTTTTATCGAGTATCATTattggattttaattttgacCAGAACGTTCCAATTTGAGGTGCTCAGTTTTTTTGAGTGGAATTTTTCTctgaattgaaactttttttcacgtttggTTACTTTCTTGGTTactgaaattactttttcatagaaaaattgagtacgaacCCTGCTAATGTTACTGACAAGGGGATCTTTACAACCGTCAACTCCaattgaatcgaaattttgcGAATTGGAAGAGTAATTTcgagctgccgaagttgatttttcgatttttcagcaattttaaatcGCCCTACaaggcgttgtaatcaactttggcagctgaaaacaTAATCAAGTCGACAGTCGTCAATTCCATgccctaaaaaaatttatagaaagaACTGCGTCTCCCCttcttaaaaaaatcgattacaacCTTTTTCGAGTCGATCCATTGCCTCTAGCAAAAATTGACATCCTCAAGCCTATGGGAATTGGAATCGACTGTTAATATGTACGATTTTGAAACCAAAGGACTACTATCTCGATGTAGATAGCGTGCTCTGCTCTCTCAGTCTGACTCAAATTCTTCGTATATACTCGACCAATCGGAGTTGACAGGTTGTAAAAGTCCCCTTcgttgaataaattattattattatttgtgtGTCGATAGTGAATTTAGTTGGATTGaattaaattgaatcaaaatatgTATCTGTTTCAACTCCAGGACTCAATTGAATGTGATTTCTTGTCGCGTGAAAACTGGTATAATTCGAAGTATTGTTCAAATCATTCGAGTCGATTGTGGAAAGATGTCTAGCGACGGCGAATCCAGCGATAGTGACCGCTACGTTAGTCGCTGGGAACGTGAATATACCAGCCCTGAACGAGCTGATGGtaagtttaataatttttgagccatttaattcgaagcaatttttttcaccagtgaTCTCGTATAATTGATTATTTCGAATGAACTGTTCCAGGCAAGCCGACTACTGCGCCTAGGTTGGAAAAAATGGCATCTGTTAGCGTGGCGATCGCTCTATGGAATAACGCCATTGTCACGAGACCAAAGTTAATTGCATACGACCCGGTATTTCAATTGGTTAGAGATTTCGGTGAATGGCTAAAAGTGCTAAAGGTATCCAAACCGTTAGCTGAATCTATCGAGTTTAATTTTCGCACTCTGCGTTATAATATACAAAACAAATGGATCCCTTATATCTATCGAGCAGTATTCAACCAGCAAGTCGACCCATATAAGCATTACGAGCACGTTGGCCGCATCGTTTGGCATTCCAATGGAACAATCAATTCGGCGGAAACGGTTCGAAATATATTGAAATCTAACAAAGTACCGATTGCGGATAAGTTCAAATTTGCTTGTACGTATTGCTTGCGagaagaaatagaaaaattgtggCCCATGATGAAAGAAGCGAAAGACGAGAATAACGCCGCTGCTAACGCCGTTGCTGAGGTCTTTCTAAACTTCATGCTCAAAAAGTGTCCTTTATTCTGTTATTGGGAAGCTTACTGCACCGATAGGTTGAATATTCTACGAACACCGGAAAATACGTCCATCAACGAGTTCATGATTCAGCAACGTTCAGTTGATAACTGGCCAGCCATCGAGTACTTTTTCGACCGTTTGAATGCCGAACAACAAGTAACACAAGCCATTTGGTTGATCGATCGTTACGgattatattttcagaaattcgtatTAGCAAAGCTTAACGAATCTCAACGTCTGCGTGTGATCACGGATAGAGGTATCCAAATCATAGATAATTACCACTCTTGCGACGGACATGAACTCGATTACAGGGATGATTTTccctttttaacaatttcaacGTGGTATGAATTTCGCGATGTGATCACCGAACAGCAATTCGTTGATTTATTCAAAGTGCTGGTGGACAATCCTGCCGAAAAAGTCGTTCTGATCGAAGTTTGGAACACTTGTCGCGAAGGTTTAAAGCGCCATCTCTTAAGCCGAGGCAGTGATGATTTCCTTAGCGGAATATTGGAAATGTGCGAAGGTTGGCCTGATCGGGGctttgatcttttttcaacagTATTGACGGATCACGTTAGTGTAGACATTAGACGAGAAATAACGAAGAAGGCATTTTTCATCAAGACTTGCAAAAAATGGATACTCGACCATGAATCAGATATGCTCGACCAGCTAATGAATTTATCCTGTTTCGACGTAGAAGAATTGGCGAAATTCAAACTATCGCTCACCAAAACCTCGTACTTCGGTCCGCATTGCAAATCATTAGTTGTCGAACACAGAATTCAAGAGCTGGCCAACCTGTTGAATGCAGTTTTCCCAAAAACAAATCCTTCATCGTTACGATTGGCGCGTAAATTGTTGGACAAGCATTTAGGAAACCTCGATGAGAAGTGTTTGGCGTATTATTCGGCTGGGAATTTAAAACAAGTGACTGATTTGCTGGCTCCGCTCGCGTCCTCGTATCCGGAAATCATTACAGACTACAAAAGTAAACTGCTCAAGTCACGTGCTGGTTTCAAAGTTTGCATGAAATTGTTCGAGTCGACGAATGAAGCTTTGATTGAAATTATAGCCGATGCTTTTCCAGCCAATTCGGCGGCCGAGTTTAAAAATAAGATTATTTTTTCGTGCGAAGGGGTCGGTAAGCTGCAGAAAATGATTATCGATGGACACTCGAGTAATGCGGAGAAATGGGCTCGCTTATTTCTCGAATCTGACTCCGATAAAACGGTCTTGAGAACGATGTTGATCGATCGTCTGAAAGAAGGAAAGCGTGATGTTAATACGAAGACAAGGAGAAAGTTTATGGATTTCTTattgtaatgattttttaattactgattttttttttgtttggtttctTTAAGATTAAGTTAGCATTATTCCATTtctatttttcgaaatgtttgctttaatttttctgtttcgtTTGGGTTATCATATTTCTCTTTTGTTTCAACTACATATTGCTTATTccttgacattttcaaaaaaaaagacgtGAAAAAGTTTGTGAATAGTTGTGATTATGTAATTGTAGCCTAAATGTTTcttagtttagttttttttctcagaatgtTTGTCATTCAATTAAgcttgaaagtttttaaaattagatttaCAATtcagttgaaataatttaaGGTATAagcgatttttttctgtgtaATATTCGGTGACTAATTATTTTTACTAGATAAAATCGATCGAGAGGCGTCACCTAATTTCTCTTGAGAAATAATGTAATACGTATTCgtaataaatgtgaaaaaattaccgcGAACCGaaatttaattgttttgaattatCTTGAATTTTATATGCGATAGTCTGATTGGAATTTTACATATCAGACGTCGATAGAATAAGTATTGTATGGTAACATTAGTTTTAGTATTAAAATTTGAGGTAACAAACAAATGATATGAACTGTTTGTATTTGGTTATATATTTCATGTTGTTAAATTTCTTATACATATGTAAGTAGTTTTGAGAATGAAATTACAGTAAGTTTtacgaatactttttttttgttcaaatgcAGAATGATTAATGATTATCTACCTACTGACTCTGGAATGAgtcgctaattttttttttgtttttgaaatgtgatgagatttacataggtacttggaaaaaatttctaaatttcagtttaattTCCCTGGCCAAAGCTTTGATGTTCAAAAAGTGAAGTGAAACGAGAGAAGGGGTTGTTTATTGTCTTTCGTACACTCGTCTCTTcatattgtatgtacttattactCAACTTCAGTAGGATTacatgaatttgaatttaaagaACTAATTTCACTGTTCGAAAACGTGTTTAATATTCttagtacctattgaaaatttgacagtTGAACTTTCCAACTGAAAgcttgaaattccaaaattgtgcTGCGGGTGCGAACTGTAATTTAAAATCATGTAATAATTACTACTGACGTGACTTTTAGGGCTGATTTGAAGCATATCATTTTCTAAATGAAGACTCTTGATGAAATAGGGCACCTCCTCCGCCTAATTTGTGGACAGATTTGAAGAGAAAAGCTGAAGTCTTGCAATGTGTCGAATAgttcaagtttttgaagatgCTGAAGGAGAAtatgacctttttttcaatttgatccaTCTTGCACTTATGTACTTGATGGCTTCTCTAACCGGATTattaactgaaaaaattgatacctataggtacgtatgtaGTACGTACTTTGAGTATGCATTTGAAAGCGTTGAATATATGACCACCAGGggggatcgcgaaaaaaaatggaGGATTTTAACCTAATTCAATGGAGACATTACTTTTGAGCttgaaatcactcaaaaaaaatgttagctcTGGAGATGTTCCTGAAAAGGAAAATGACCTTCAAAAAGAAAGAACTTTCGAAAAAGTCGTGTTCTTTCGCAATAGCCTCTACTCAACTTGTTGTGAAAAATGACCCAGTTTAATAAATAATGGTATTTGAGAATCTGTGTTGATCTAGACCAttaccatcaaaatccaaatttcctaaacgtctcatttttttaaaaaataacccaaaagtctcgcttttttgtcagaatttgaaACTGTTAATAAGTAACTcgtatcactttttttccaataattcccaaaatatCCTGCTTTGTTACAAAGATcatcaaagtcttgcttttagataatattgtcaaaaatttcacgtaggtaggtagtaggtacatattttttttttcagaaattgttcaaaagtgtCAGTTTCTTACCAGAAACATCCAGAAAGCCTTTCTTTAGctaaaattgttcaagtctAGATTCTTGCcgaaaactgtttttttttcgggaatTGCAAAAATCTTAcgtttttatccaaaattttcgacaaaaataaaaaaaaagtagtttcaTGATTGGATTTTAATGTTGACCAGAACGTTGCAATTTGAAATGCTCAGTTTTTGGAGTGAGGGGGGAGGGATTTTTCtctaaattgaaatgtttttctcaCGTTTTGTCACTCTTGGATACATGAGGttacttttctaaatttttacaaaaaaaattgagtaagagCACTGCTAATGATTaacaaggtgtctaacaggccctactggtcctattagtcctactaaagtcctacttttcaataattttatccaggagtcctacttttttttcactaagactttttcaaactttcaatttttccagaattttgaacaaattttccagaaaaaggctcatttgtcgacttttttaaattttaaattacacatttttgagagattttgccctcgctttactCGGGCTATTTGCATCTTCTGTTCCCGCGtagaaaacttattgttcaaattcaagaaatgttcaaagtttgattcagaaaaataaactcctctcttcataaagaaacttttcatttttacttctcaaaacgtgattgaatttttgaaagcttttggcctcgcttcattcAGGATTGTTTGCTTTTGTTttccaagtttgaattttttttaaaataatcatttggattttaaaatttttgaaacaaaaatgataaatttcttcataggtataataattattattcaagaaaacatcgttttcatacccttcaaaaaactaattttcgggattttccctcgcttcgctcgggttagtttgcttttctttttccaatgttaaattttccaaaaaaatcatcatcaaaaaaatgattcttgagagcttttgcccgagtgaattttcattttaattttttccaaaaaaaaaataattcgaatttcaaaattttgaagcaaataacaatatgaaatatttaaaatcgaaatagaagaattcgagtttttgatttcaagcGAACAGATGTgatattctcatttttaaaaattgattaggagaaaataaaacgaaaaattgtagTGTAATGTTATATTTTTGGCGtctacttgtttaaataaaatcataaggtgtttgaaatcatcagaaaagcgaacattttgtacaaaaatttggctaaaaacttgaatgttaattttgacccctccccccaccttaaaaaattccataagtgcttgaaaaattacctgctgaaagtcctgctaaaagtcctactcaagtcctactttttcattttgaaattttgttggacaccCTGATTAATGACTAAAGGACCTTTACAACCCATCAACTCTGATATAGTCGAAATTGTGCGAATTGAAGAGCGTGTCGCCCACAGTGATCATTAGATACGTCGGCAATTTTAAATTGCCCTACGAGGCGTCGTAATCAACTTTCGTAGCTGAAAACATATTCATGTTGTCAATTCCAATTTCCATgccctaaaaaaatttatagaaaatcaCACGTAATTCACCTACTCTGTTCTTTGAAGTCAAACGCAACCGCATCTCCCTCtctcaaaataatcgatttcaGTCTTTTTCGAGTCTATTCattaacttttgtaaaaattggcaTTCCTCAAGCGAACGGGAATTGGAATCCACTGCAAAAATGTACGATTTTGGAACCAAAGGACTATCTCGGACATTCTTACGAGtcaaaaattagctaaaaaccAGAAAACAAATTTCTATGACTCATAATTTCTGGTTCTAAGATGTGGGTGACGTGTTCTCTAAATCTGACCCAAATATACTTATTCGACCAATCGGAATCGAAGGCTTGTAAAAGTCCTTTCGTTGAATACATACTATACACACTTTTGTGCGTTGATAGtgaattaaattgaattaaaatatcTGTTTCAACTTCAGGACTCAATAATTGAATGTGATTTCTTGCTGCGTGAATACTGgaacaatttgaaatacatatttttcaaactagtCCAGTCGATTGTGGATCTTTGGATGCTTATAATTGCGACGACGACGTAGACTTTGGTGAAAAGATGTCTAGCGACAGTTCTTCCAGCGACCGTGGACACGACGATAGTTTTTGGGAATATGAATATAGCAGACCTGAAGCAGCTGATCGTAAGTGTAATCATTTTTGTGCCATTctattcaaaacaattttttcagcaatggTCTCGTAATTGATCATTTCGAATGAACTGTTGTAGGCAACCCGACTACTGCACCTAGATTGGAAAAAATGGCATCTGTTAGCGCAGCGATCGCTCTATGGAATCACGCCATTGTCACGAGACCAGATTTAATTGAATATGACTGGTATTCGCGATTGAATAGAGAACTAAGTAAATGGATAGATGTACTACATGTGCCCAAATCGTTGGCTGAATCTATCGAGCGTAATTTCTATACTCTGCGTTATAATATACAAAGCGGATGGATCCCATACATCTATCGAGCAGTATTTCTCAAGCGTGTCGAAGCATATCAGCTTTATCAGCACATCGATCACATCATTTGGCATCCCAATGGAACAATAAATTCCGCAGAAACGGCTcagaatttattgaaatctaACAAATTATCCATTTCGGATAAGTTTCGTTTTGCTAGTACGTATTGCCTGCgagaagaaatcgaaaaattgtggCCCATGGTGCAGTATGATGATGACCTCGTTGATGAATCCTGGTTCTCCGAGTATCCTTTAATCTATTATTGGAGATGTTACTGTATCGATAAGTTGAATATTATCCGAACACCGGAAAATATGTCCATCGACGAGTTCATGATTCAGCAACGTTTTGTTAATAACTGGCCAGCCATCGAGTACTTTTTTGACCGTTTGGATGTCGAACAACAAGTAACACAAGCCATTTGGTTGATCGATAATCACGGAttagattttcagaaattcttatTGGCGAAGCTTAACGAATCTCAACGGCTGCGTGTGATCATGAATAGAGGTGTCGAAATCATAGATAATTACACCTCTTACGGAAGTATAGATGATTACAAGAATGATTTAACAATTTCAACGTGGTATGAATTTCGTGATTACGTCACCGAACAGCAATTCCTTGATTTATTCGGGGTGCTGCTGAACAACCCTGCCGAAGAGTtcgttttgattgaaatttggaaaacttCTCGCGACGATTTAAAGCATTATCTATTGAGCTACGACAATGATGATTTCATTATCGGAATACTGCAATTGTGCGAATGGAGGCCTAAGCAGAGtccggattttttttcaaccgtaTTAATGGACCATGTTAGTGTAGGGATTAGACGAGAAATAACGAAGAAGGTATTTTTCAACACGTGCTGCAAAAGATGTattcttaaaaattcttcagaattaCTCGACCATTTGTTGAATTTATGCTTTACCGATGTAGAAGAATTAGCAAAATTCAAACTATCGCTCACCAAAAGCTGGTATTTCAGTCCGCATTGCAAATCA contains:
- the LOC135844396 gene encoding uncharacterized protein LOC135844396 isoform X4, with product MSSDGESSDSDRYVSRWEREYTSPERADGKPTTAPRLEKMASVSVAIALWNNAIVTRPKLIAYDPVFQLVRDFGEWLKVLKVSKPLAESIEFNFRTLRYNIQNKWIPYIYRAVFNQQVDPYKHYEHVGRIVWHSNGTINSAETVRNILKSNKVPIADKFKFACTYCLREEIEKLWPMMKEAKDENNAAANAVAEVFLNFMLKKCPLFCYWEAYCTDRLNILRTPENTSINEFMIQQRSVDNWPAIEYFFDRLNAEQQVTQAIWLIDRYGLYFQKFVLAKLNESQRLRVITDRGIQIIDNYHSCDGHELDYRDDFPFLTISTWYEFRDVITEQQFVDLFKVLVDNPAEKVVLIEVWNTCREGLKRHLLSRGSDDFLSGILEMCEGWPDRGFDLFSTVLTDHVSVDIRREITKKAFFIKTCKKWILDHESDMLDQLMNLSCFDVEELAKFKLSLTKTSYFGPHCKSLVVEHRIQELANLLNAVFPKTNPSSLRLARKLLDKHLGNLDEKCLAYYSAGNLKQVTDLLAPLASSYPEIITDYKSKLLKSRAGFKVCMKLFESTNEALIEIIADAFPANSAAEFKNKIIFSCEGVGKLQKMIIDGHSSNAEKWARLFLESDSDKTVLRTMLIDRLKEGKRDVNTKTRRKFMDFLL
- the LOC135845533 gene encoding uncharacterized protein LOC135845533, with amino-acid sequence MSSDSSSSDRGHDDSFWEYEYSRPEAADRNPTTAPRLEKMASVSAAIALWNHAIVTRPDLIEYDWYSRLNRELSKWIDVLHVPKSLAESIERNFYTLRYNIQSGWIPYIYRAVFLKRVEAYQLYQHIDHIIWHPNGTINSAETAQNLLKSNKLSISDKFRFASTYCLREEIEKLWPMVQYDDDLVDESWFSEYPLIYYWRCYCIDKLNIIRTPENMSIDEFMIQQRFVNNWPAIEYFFDRLDVEQQVTQAIWLIDNHGLDFQKFLLAKLNESQRLRVIMNRGVEIIDNYTSYGSIDDYKNDLTISTWYEFRDYVTEQQFLDLFGVLLNNPAEEFVLIEIWKTSRDDLKHYLLSYDNDDFIIGILQLCEWRPKQSPDFFSTVLMDHVSVGIRREITKKVFFNTCCKRCILKNSSELLDHLLNLCFTDVEELAKFKLSLTKSWYFSPHCKSLIVKHKIQELANLLNVVFTKTDPSSLQLVRKLLGKHLGNLDQKCLTDYSAGNLKQVTDLLAPLASSYPEIITDYKSKLLKSRAGFKVCLNLFDSTNDALVEIIADAFPVNSAAKFKNRIIFSCEGIDKVQSMIVDGHSSNAEKWARLFLESDADRSILRTLLIDRLKDGKRDVHTKTRRKFMEFLL